The following is a genomic window from Amycolatopsis australiensis.
GACGGGCGGCAGATCTCCAGCGCGGCGGGCCGGGGCAGGAAGCCGAGGGCGAGGGCGGCTTCGTACTCGCCGTGGCGCGCCTTCAGCTCGTCCAGGGCCCGGCGCGCGGCCTGCGACGTCGCGGTCATGGCGCCGCCGATGACGATGCCGGCGATCGGCACCACCGAGATCGGCTTCGGCGGGACCACGCCGGCGCCGAGGACCAGCGCCAAGACCGGCACGACGCCGGCGGCGATGGCCAGCGCCGTCCAGGGCAGGTTGGCCCAGGTCCCGGCGCGGCGCGCCGACGTCACCGCGGCGATGCCGAACATCAGCAGCACGAACAGGCCGGTCAGCGGGGCCGAGCGCAGGACGGCGGTGATCACCAGCGAGACGACGGCCAGCTGCGCGACGGCCCGGACGGCGGCGACGAGCACGGCGCGTCCCGGCCCGAGCCCACCGGCCTGGACGACGGCGGCACCGGCGACGGCGAGCAGGGCCAGCACCGCGACGAGGGCGGGGCCGAAGGTGATCGCGGCGTCGTTCACGCCGCCCATCGTGCCTTCAGACGGCGCAGCTGAACTGGCGGCCCGGCTCGGCGACGGTC
Proteins encoded in this region:
- a CDS encoding ABC transporter permease — protein: MNDAAITFGPALVAVLALLAVAGAAVVQAGGLGPGRAVLVAAVRAVAQLAVVSLVITAVLRSAPLTGLFVLLMFGIAAVTSARRAGTWANLPWTALAIAAGVVPVLALVLGAGVVPPKPISVVPIAGIVIGGAMTATSQAARRALDELKARHGEYEAALALGFLPRPAALEICRPSAGHALIPALDQTRTVGLVTLPGAYVGVLLGGAGPIQAGMTQVLVLIGLLAAEAVSILVTVQLVAAGKLSRAG